The proteins below are encoded in one region of Aquisphaera giovannonii:
- a CDS encoding LysR family transcriptional regulator: MRKPSPPQDGQGNRLRKLRSFCYAAQSGSISRAAEQAGLSQPSVSLQIQSLEVEFHARLFQRRGPKIELTPEGQALYRLARPLVESLDSLPATFHANRHGLEAGRLTIAAGESTILYILPGAIKDYAAAHPGIELKLLNVSGRDGLKLLRNDSADLAVGSMIEVPEDISYTPAFRYDPMLIAARDHPLALRPRVTIKDVARYPLILPPQHLTTWRVVDYVFHKYGLSYRVALEAGGWEVIKRYVAIGLGISVVTSLCLDGTEDLAAIPFHRYFPQRTYGVVQRKGRIPSPQATRFIEALTARAKDQAASRGRRRPASPGRPGQS, translated from the coding sequence GTGCGAAAGCCCAGCCCGCCGCAGGACGGCCAGGGGAACCGGCTCCGAAAGCTCCGCAGCTTCTGCTACGCCGCCCAGTCCGGCAGCATCTCGCGGGCGGCGGAGCAGGCGGGCCTGAGCCAGCCCTCGGTCTCCCTCCAGATCCAGTCCCTCGAGGTCGAGTTCCACGCCCGGCTGTTCCAGCGCCGGGGGCCGAAGATCGAGCTCACGCCCGAGGGGCAGGCGCTCTACCGGCTGGCCCGGCCCCTGGTCGAGTCCCTGGACTCGCTGCCGGCCACCTTCCACGCCAACCGTCACGGCCTGGAGGCGGGCCGGCTCACCATCGCCGCGGGCGAGTCCACGATTCTGTACATCCTCCCGGGCGCGATCAAGGACTACGCCGCCGCCCACCCGGGAATCGAGCTGAAGCTCCTCAACGTCTCCGGGCGCGACGGGCTGAAACTCCTCCGCAACGACTCCGCGGACCTCGCGGTCGGCTCGATGATCGAGGTCCCGGAGGACATCTCCTACACGCCGGCATTCCGCTACGACCCGATGCTCATCGCCGCCCGGGATCACCCGCTGGCCCTCCGGCCCCGGGTCACCATCAAGGACGTGGCCCGCTACCCGCTCATCCTCCCCCCGCAGCACCTGACCACCTGGCGCGTCGTCGATTACGTCTTCCACAAATACGGGCTCAGCTACCGCGTCGCCCTGGAGGCGGGCGGCTGGGAGGTGATCAAGCGCTACGTGGCGATCGGCCTGGGCATCTCCGTCGTGACGAGCCTCTGCCTGGACGGGACCGAGGACCTGGCCGCGATCCCCTTCCACCGCTATTTCCCCCAGCGGACCTACGGCGTCGTGCAGCGGAAGGGGCGCATCCCGTCCCCGCAGGCGACCCGGTTCATCGAGGCCCTCACCGCCCGGGCGAAGGACCAGGCGGCGTCCCGCGGGCGGAGGCGCCCGGCAAGTCCGGGGCGTCCCGGGCAGTCCTGA
- a CDS encoding NAD(P)H-dependent glycerol-3-phosphate dehydrogenase produces MKRVAILGAGGMGTALALLFRPAVPEVVLWSRSDEHASAMSESRVNARHLPGIAIPPGIHITSDLPEALPGADLVVAAVPTAYLRSVMQRACGHLAADVPFLSVVKGIENATFERPSQIIVEAAGERPVAVLSGPSHAEEIARGLPASVVVAGRSAALNQLVQETLSHEAFRVYTNPDAVGVELAGALKNILGLAAGICDGLGFGDNAKAAMITRGLVEIRRLGVAMGGQAATFHGLAGFGDLVTTCYSPFGRNRSVGERVGRGEPLEDILAGMVNVAEGVPTTRSVHALASKIGVEMPITAELHAVLFEGKAPREAVYDLMVRLPKGEWDS; encoded by the coding sequence ATGAAACGGGTTGCTATCCTTGGCGCGGGCGGCATGGGGACGGCGCTCGCCTTGCTCTTCCGCCCCGCCGTCCCGGAAGTCGTGCTCTGGTCGCGGTCGGACGAGCACGCCTCGGCGATGTCGGAGTCTCGCGTCAACGCCCGCCACCTGCCCGGCATCGCGATCCCCCCTGGCATCCACATCACCTCGGACCTACCGGAGGCCCTCCCCGGTGCCGACCTCGTCGTCGCGGCGGTGCCGACCGCCTACCTCCGGTCGGTGATGCAGCGGGCCTGTGGCCACCTCGCCGCCGACGTCCCCTTCCTGAGCGTGGTGAAGGGCATCGAGAACGCGACCTTCGAGCGCCCCTCTCAGATCATCGTCGAGGCCGCCGGGGAGCGTCCCGTCGCGGTGCTCAGCGGGCCCAGCCACGCCGAGGAGATCGCCCGGGGGCTCCCCGCCTCGGTGGTCGTCGCCGGCCGTTCCGCGGCGCTCAACCAGCTCGTCCAGGAGACGCTCAGCCACGAGGCCTTCCGCGTCTACACGAACCCCGACGCGGTGGGGGTGGAGCTCGCCGGGGCGCTCAAGAACATCCTGGGGCTCGCGGCGGGCATCTGCGACGGCCTGGGATTCGGCGACAACGCCAAGGCGGCCATGATCACCCGCGGGCTCGTCGAGATCCGGCGCCTCGGCGTGGCGATGGGCGGGCAGGCCGCCACCTTCCACGGGCTCGCGGGCTTCGGCGACCTCGTGACCACCTGCTACAGCCCCTTCGGCCGCAACCGCTCGGTGGGGGAGCGGGTCGGCCGCGGCGAGCCCCTGGAAGACATCCTCGCCGGGATGGTGAACGTCGCCGAGGGCGTCCCGACCACCCGGAGCGTCCACGCCCTCGCGAGCAAGATCGGCGTCGAGATGCCGATCACCGCCGAGCTCCATGCGGTGCTCTTCGAGGGCAAGGCCCCCCGCGAGGCCGTCTACGACCTGATGGTCCGCCTGCCGAAAGGGGAATGGGATTCATGA
- a CDS encoding PHP-associated domain-containing protein — protein MRFDHHLHTSRHSPDSVIDPLELIERAPRVGLQGVVITEHDHQWAPDELADLASRAGDLRVFSGAEISAREGHFLVYGLPSLADVEPGIRVADLLKVVRGHKAAIVAAHPFRWGQPFDAIVAENGPAFDAIELVSNNVTDETRSLAERLIGRTPMRATGSSDAHEIDVVGCYFTEFSTPIRSMADFVSALQAGGFRPGHRRGIRLSCGPAD, from the coding sequence ATGAGATTCGACCACCACCTGCACACGAGCCGGCATTCGCCGGACAGCGTCATCGACCCCCTGGAGCTGATCGAACGGGCACCGCGGGTCGGCCTGCAAGGCGTCGTCATCACCGAGCACGACCACCAGTGGGCGCCCGACGAGCTCGCCGACCTGGCCTCGCGTGCGGGCGACCTGCGAGTCTTCTCCGGCGCCGAGATCTCCGCGCGCGAGGGGCACTTCCTGGTCTACGGCCTCCCGTCGCTGGCCGACGTGGAGCCCGGCATCCGGGTCGCCGACCTGCTCAAGGTCGTGCGGGGCCACAAGGCGGCGATCGTCGCGGCCCATCCCTTCCGCTGGGGCCAGCCCTTCGACGCGATCGTCGCGGAGAACGGCCCGGCGTTCGACGCGATCGAGCTGGTCAGCAACAACGTGACCGACGAGACTAGGTCCCTCGCGGAGCGACTGATCGGGCGCACGCCCATGAGGGCGACGGGCTCCAGCGACGCCCATGAAATTGACGTCGTCGGCTGCTACTTCACGGAGTTCTCGACGCCGATCCGTTCGATGGCGGACTTCGTCTCCGCCCTGCAAGCCGGCGGATTCCGCCCGGGCCACCGGCGCGGGATCCGGCTGAGCTGCGGCCCGGCAGATTGA
- a CDS encoding UDP-2,3-diacylglucosamine diphosphatase, with the protein MAVYFASDVHLRPDHPDRGSRFAAWVRTLGRDDVLWIVGDLCDFWMSTRYQEHEIVRGQGLVALADFRAAGGTLFVMPGNHDLWMGPFYEANLGATMVSEPHEVTVHGHRIHMVHGHLLGARKKWKALMETRQFFRAFGKVPAPIARSLDRLLDRKNQNDLLKDEDRHLAVFRRYADAQGDRADIVILGHVHRPVDDAAAHPRMVVLGGWQRGTSYLRIAPDGATFHVIPREQDPPAAAPAGALRRNAGASCPPS; encoded by the coding sequence TTGGCCGTCTACTTCGCCAGCGACGTCCACCTCCGACCCGACCATCCGGACCGCGGCTCGCGGTTCGCGGCCTGGGTGCGCACGCTCGGCCGCGACGACGTCCTCTGGATCGTCGGCGACCTCTGCGATTTCTGGATGAGCACGCGGTACCAGGAGCACGAGATCGTCCGCGGCCAGGGCCTGGTCGCCCTGGCGGACTTCCGGGCCGCGGGGGGCACGCTGTTCGTCATGCCCGGCAACCACGACCTGTGGATGGGCCCCTTCTACGAGGCGAACCTCGGGGCCACGATGGTGTCCGAGCCGCACGAGGTGACGGTGCACGGGCATCGGATCCACATGGTGCACGGGCACCTGCTGGGGGCCCGGAAGAAATGGAAGGCCCTCATGGAGACCCGCCAGTTCTTCCGGGCATTCGGCAAGGTCCCCGCCCCGATCGCGCGCTCGCTCGACCGCCTCCTGGATCGGAAGAACCAGAATGATCTCCTGAAGGACGAGGACCGGCACCTGGCCGTCTTCCGCCGCTACGCGGACGCGCAGGGCGACCGGGCGGACATCGTCATCCTGGGCCACGTCCACCGCCCCGTGGACGACGCCGCGGCCCACCCTCGCATGGTGGTGCTCGGCGGGTGGCAGCGCGGGACGAGCTACCTGCGGATCGCCCCGGACGGCGCGACCTTCCACGTGATCCCGCGCGAACAGGACCCGCCGGCGGCCGCCCCGGCCGGGGCCCTCCGCCGCAACGCCGGAGCGAGCTGCCCCCCGTCATGA
- a CDS encoding rhomboid family intramembrane serine protease, which yields MTARSLLREIRQFPATVLFSLAWVVVFAAMAVLWRQGGPADDWWGLLIRGVGNGHRFGALTLADIRHGQVWRLVTCNFVHFSLLHLGVNLFAFYLLGSLVESWYGSSLFTAIYLISGSLGNLLAMLVRLGMGSNPLNQSGGGSVVIMALIGLCAMVGWRSRTPMGSDLGWQMAKAVVMTGLLGVAFSRYIDNLGHLGGLLVGLPIGALHPRLLKRYGRPLSWFLGQVAAAVIVASGAAQWAAEFRHGTSQNASRDETLRRALDETNMTMRVLSLLGERPEDRKDAARAFESAGAILEAAGGRVAFRRGAGLALQASRRRLTDAEEAELDRCLGSLSRLVLVTFARVFELGPDPAGVDRLKAIAAVAETRPLTDAEREEYRRELAIQKRFVSRELAERVRRYWRQEEEEARKRARLH from the coding sequence ATGACCGCCCGCTCCCTGCTCCGCGAAATCCGCCAGTTCCCCGCCACGGTGCTCTTCTCGCTGGCCTGGGTCGTCGTCTTCGCCGCGATGGCCGTCCTCTGGCGACAGGGGGGACCGGCCGACGACTGGTGGGGCCTGCTCATCCGGGGCGTCGGGAACGGCCACCGCTTCGGCGCGCTCACGCTCGCCGACATCCGGCACGGGCAGGTCTGGCGGCTGGTGACGTGCAACTTCGTCCACTTCAGCCTGCTGCACCTGGGGGTGAACCTCTTCGCGTTCTACCTCCTCGGGTCGCTCGTGGAGTCGTGGTACGGCTCGTCCCTGTTCACCGCGATCTACCTGATCTCGGGGAGCCTCGGGAATCTGCTGGCCATGCTCGTGAGGCTCGGCATGGGGAGCAACCCCCTCAACCAGTCCGGGGGCGGCTCGGTCGTGATCATGGCCCTGATCGGCCTCTGCGCGATGGTCGGCTGGCGGTCGCGGACGCCGATGGGCAGCGACCTCGGCTGGCAGATGGCCAAGGCGGTGGTCATGACGGGCCTGCTCGGGGTGGCCTTCTCACGGTACATCGACAACCTCGGACACCTGGGCGGGCTGCTGGTCGGGCTCCCGATCGGCGCGCTCCATCCTCGGTTGCTGAAGCGGTATGGCCGGCCGCTGTCGTGGTTCCTCGGCCAGGTCGCCGCGGCCGTCATCGTCGCGAGCGGGGCCGCGCAGTGGGCGGCCGAGTTCCGGCATGGCACCTCGCAGAACGCCTCGCGCGACGAGACCCTTCGCCGTGCCCTCGACGAGACCAACATGACGATGCGCGTCCTGTCGCTGCTGGGCGAGCGGCCCGAGGACCGGAAGGACGCCGCCCGCGCGTTCGAATCGGCCGGGGCGATCCTCGAGGCCGCCGGCGGCCGGGTGGCGTTCCGTCGCGGCGCCGGCCTGGCGCTCCAGGCATCCAGGCGGAGGCTGACCGATGCCGAGGAGGCGGAGCTCGATCGCTGCCTCGGCTCGCTCTCGAGGCTCGTGCTCGTCACGTTCGCGAGGGTCTTCGAGCTGGGCCCAGACCCCGCCGGGGTCGACCGCCTGAAGGCGATCGCCGCCGTCGCGGAGACACGGCCGCTGACGGACGCCGAGCGTGAGGAATACCGCCGCGAGCTCGCCATCCAGAAGCGCTTCGTGAGCCGAGAGCTGGCCGAACGCGTCCGCCGGTACTGGCGGCAAGAAGAGGAGGAGGCTCGGAAGCGGGCGCGTCTTCATTGA
- a CDS encoding DUF1802 family protein, translating to MSELPPACAIAFKEWDGVCRALLEGRQSLLVRKGGIEEEGGVFRPEHPAFWLYPTRVHQAEQGLRESWGLPSGPVDPAHPIELRGLAHVDRIARVSETQHLAALMPYHVWTEETILKRYRYREPGLWVLAVRVYRREPAVTLIPTPEQLGCKSWVGLEAPLETAGASPVVGDVEWKDRLDSLSTLLPWEDQPA from the coding sequence ATGAGCGAGCTCCCCCCCGCCTGCGCGATCGCCTTCAAGGAGTGGGACGGCGTCTGCCGCGCGCTGCTGGAGGGCCGCCAATCCCTGCTGGTCCGCAAGGGCGGCATCGAGGAGGAGGGCGGCGTCTTCCGCCCCGAGCATCCGGCGTTCTGGCTCTACCCGACCCGCGTCCATCAGGCGGAGCAGGGGCTGCGCGAGTCCTGGGGACTCCCCTCCGGACCCGTCGACCCCGCGCATCCCATCGAGCTACGGGGCCTCGCGCACGTGGATCGGATCGCCCGGGTGAGCGAGACGCAGCACCTGGCCGCGCTGATGCCCTATCACGTCTGGACCGAGGAGACGATCCTGAAACGCTATCGCTACCGGGAGCCCGGCCTCTGGGTGCTCGCGGTCCGCGTGTACCGCCGCGAGCCCGCCGTCACGCTGATCCCGACGCCCGAACAGCTCGGCTGCAAGTCGTGGGTCGGCCTGGAGGCCCCCCTCGAGACGGCGGGGGCGTCGCCGGTCGTCGGGGACGTCGAGTGGAAGGATCGGCTGGATTCGCTCTCGACGCTGCTCCCGTGGGAGGACCAGCCCGCCTGA